Within Citrus sinensis cultivar Valencia sweet orange chromosome 1, DVS_A1.0, whole genome shotgun sequence, the genomic segment acaactcacaacgttgggtcataatatagaggaaaatgaacgtacagagcttctacttcaaagtctaccagattcgtatgatcaactcatcatcaacctaacgaacaacaatccagtggagagtctagttttcgacgatgttgcagcctccgtattaaatgaggagagcaggcggaaaaataaggaaaacagacaagcaagttcgcagcaagcggaggcgctatcagtgacgagagggagatcaacggaacgtggccccagtgggagtcaaaatcagggtagatcaaaatccagaggtaagaagaatgttaaatgctacaactgtggcaagaaagggcacgtcaagaaagaatgttggagtaaccagaagagaagagagggcaaagaacctgagacatcaaatgctcaggggtgtgtagcaagtacctcggatgatggcgaaattctctacagtgaggcaacaactgtttcagaaggcagaaaacgactttctgatgtctggcttatagactcaggagctacctggcacatgacctctaggagagaatggttccacacatatgaacctatctcaggaggatctgtatatatgggtaacgatcatgccttggagatcgctgatattggtactatcaaaataaaaatgtttgatggtacaattcgcacaattggggaggtacgacatgtcaacggcctaaagaaaaatctattgtctttgggacaaatAGACAATCATGGGTgcaaaactcatgtggagaatggaattatgaagattgttaaaggcgcgcttgtattgatgaaggcagaaaagatcAGTGCTAATCTATTtatgcttaaaggagaaacactacaggaggctgatgcgtgtgtcgcatcaaatggagaagagtcaacgatgatgtggcatctcaaacttggccacatgtcggaacaaggtttgaagattctctctgagcgaaAATTACTTCCggggctcaaatcggtaagtttaccattttgcgagcattgtgttacaagtaagcagcatagattaaaattcagtagatctattgctagaagtaaatatattctagacttgattcattctgatgtctgggaatcaccggatatatccatgggaggtgcaaagtacatggtgactttcattgatgattattccagaagatgttgggtgtatccaattaagaaaaagtcataTGTATTTccagtgtttaaagaatacaaagcgcgggtggaacttgaatctggtaaaaagatcaagtgcttgaggacagACAATGGTGGAGAATATACAGACGGtgagtttcttgctttctgtaagcaagaaggtattcagaggcagttcacggtggcatacactcctcaacaaaacggAGTGGCAGAGcggatgaacagaactcttacagaaagaataagagctatgttgaaAACTGCCGGTCTACCTAATTCattctgggcagaagcagccaaaactgcctgttatatagtaaatcggtCGCCATCTACAGCAATTGGGTTGAAGACGgcgatggagatgtggactggaaagccagctgattattcctacctacatgcatttggatgtcttgtgtacgtgatgtacaatgcccaagaaagaacaaagctggatccaaaatctaaaagatgtatcttcttgggatatgttgatggagtaaaggggtatcgtctgtgggaccccactgcccacaagatcgtcattagcagagatgttatctttgtagaagatcaactgcaaagaaaagatggagatgatggcactgtaaaagaaaagtcagagactATACCGGTATATGTGGAAAATAAtccagaagattcagattcttctgaagcagcgccagagcacgaggaacaagaaccagtcgaatccgaggctccagaagttcgtcgatcaactcgtgagagacgacTGCCAGCGTGGCACtcggagtatgtcacagagatcaatgttgcatactgtcttctaacagaggatggagagccttcaactttccatgaagctttaaacaGTTCAGATGTTGttttgtggatgacagcaatgcaggaagaaattgaagctctacacaagaacaaaacatgggaacttgtaccactaccacacggaagaaaagccattggaaacaaatgggtctacaagatcaagcgtgatggcaatgaccaagtggagcggtatcgtgcaagattggtggtgaaaggatatgctcagaaagaaggtattgacttcaacgagatattttctccggtagttcgactcacaacagtCAGAGTAGTCTTGGCgatgtgtgctacatttgacctacatcttgagcagttagatgtgaaaactgcatttcttcatggagaacttgaagaagaaatatatatgctccaaccagaaggttttgcagaaacaggaaaagagaacttggtttgcaggttgCACAAATCTCTTtacggtctcaaacaggcgccgaggtgttggtataagagatttgattccttcatcatgagccttgggtacaacagactcagttcagaccattgtgcatattacaagaggtttgaagataatgagtTCAtcattacgtggttcggcttttagcctacatccacgggcgaagacagaaggaaatattttactagtgaaaaggagttacaagtattgtagtattttagctcactacccaaaaccccaatacacccaaactctctcTATCACTGTAACAAGAGCTTATAAATGCAAGCTCTTGAACTCTCTCTCAAATCCCTAAATTGCTTTCTAAATGGAATGCCTTTGCTCATTCTCTTCGTTTCTATTTATAGAGAAAACTTTGGCACTATGCAGCaattctatattatttttacgttcttttttcttcttttaaatgtCAAACCCGTGTGCTCCTTTTCCTTTCCAACTTGCTGCAAAATTCCTCTTCTTTGAACAACATGGATGCTGACCATCTAGATGGTTGTTTCAAACCATCTAGATGGCTGCTTTTGAcatttctcccacttggagattagattgagagtcaatcaatctccacaccatcctttctgcttcgccataatcatgttgcctacgtttctgctaggccacaagaggatctactccagacaaacttatcagtatttatcggcttggtcaaaacatctgctaggttctctttggtatggattttctgcaaatccacacttccatcttccactacttcacgaacgaagtgatactggactcctatgtgctttgtcctggaatgaaaggctggattccttgcaatgtgcaaggcactctgactgtcacaaaacacaggaattttctgttgtttgtgcccgagctcctccaataatctttgtatccaaatagcttccttgcaagcttgtgtagctgccatgtactctgcttctgttgtagataaagccacaacAGTCTGCAGTTTAgaaacccagcttacagctgctcccgcaaatgtaaacacataaccagtagtggattttcttttatcaagatctcctgcaaaatctgaatctaCATAGCCCTtgacagtaaactctgatcctccataacataatgcaacatctgaggttcctctgatgtatctcagaatcctcttcacagctatccaatgctctccaccaggattcgccatgtatcgactgactgctcccactgcttgtgcaatgtccggtcgtgtacatatcatagcgaacatcaaacttcccactgctgatgcatacggtactcgagacatcttcttcctctctgcttcattgctaggacacatacttgaggataatttgaaattaacaggaagtggggtagaaattgacttacaatcttgcatgttgaagcgccgcaagattttcttcaagtaattcGTCTGcgaaagccaaatcttcctgttaATTCTGTCTCGgtaaatttgcatccctagaatcttgtttgctgctcccaagtccttcatttcacaCTACGTACGTACGCATATTTACATTCAGCTTCAAAAGCTTATTTACATACAATGGCACGAGCCTTATTTGATTAGCTAGCTAGAAATTTCGTAATTGGCAAAGCCAATGCATATGATGATTAATTTAGGCGTAGCGATTGGGGTTAGCCAAGAGATAGGCGTCCAAAAGCTTGAATAATCCCAATCCTTGTTCCTCGGATTCCTTTATGTACCCTTCATTGACCAGTTTATCATCATTAACATGGATCTCCTCAACAAACTTGAAGATGCTTCCTCCATTGCCAGAATCCACGATCTTAATATCGTACACACTTTTCTCAGCCAATTTCAAAAGCCCATCTCCTTCATACGTAGTGTACTTGCCTGTTAAATTGGCCTCATCAAGTGCATCGATTCTTTGCTTCGTCTGCTGGTAATCGCCACCTGTCAATCCCAATACTAATTCAATCTtctttaattacatttttaattaagtttgtgagattttggatttgaaaattaaacagaACGAGCATGATGCATGTAGCAATTAATAAAGCTATGTATACTACTTACCACCAGCAAACTTCAACAGCTTGACAGTGCCAACACCTCCATCTCCTTGAAGAATATCGATGCTCTTAATTGTTTGAGGCGCTATCTTCGGCAGCAAATTGTGGGAGTCATTTAAAGCCTTGAACAATCTTGATGGTGCAACAGCGGATGGCACCTCTTTCTCAACGCGAAGGACACCCATGTTAAATATGAGTTTTGCTGCGGTAGCGATAGCTTTTGTGTTTGTTATGAAGATGAAGAACTTCTCAAGGGTTTATATAGAGGGCTTGGAAGTGAGTGGAATTCAAGACAACGAATTTGACATCcacctaaaaaaatttatcaaacatgaGGATTCTTTAATCTTAAAAGGCCAATAGTTGGGCTCCAACTATTACACTTTATatagtattttatttcttttctttcttcaggTGTAGGTATCCAATTTTCAAGGACACAAGCTTTGTTACGTGCCTTTTCAATCCGGATATATCCAACATtcagaataaattttttgagtgACTTTCAACGGATAAATGACAAAACTTATTATATTTAGGGTGTACTTTTATTGTGTTTTGGTTTGATACTCATCTTATCggaatgaaagaaatttttatttttatttttttaattaatagtcCCGCAGTATAAGCGTTGATTTTCGCAGTGAATATGTTCTGCTTCTGGAATATCAATCTCAGATTTTATCTCTTTGTAGACGCTGGGCTcgaaatttgttttaaattcggGCCACGAAGGTTgggttctttttctttttggattcTTGGGCTAAAACTAATGAACCTAATGTCCAATATTTACGATCATTTGCATGCTGATGAACATTCATGATTTTACTTTCGTAGCAGTGCAAATATTGACAtattgttctttattttctttttgcttcttttttccaGCTAAAATTTTCAACGCTTACTACTCACTTGAAGTATG encodes:
- the LOC102609243 gene encoding major allergen Pru ar 1-like isoform X1 — encoded protein: MGVLRVEKEVPSAVAPSRLFKALNDSHNLLPKIAPQTIKSIDILQGDGGVGTVKLLKFAGVLGLTGGDYQQTKQRIDALDEANLTGKYTTYEGDGLLKLAEKSVYDIKIVDSGNGGSIFKFVEEIHVNDDKLVNEGYIKESEEQGLGLFKLLDAYLLANPNRYA
- the LOC102609243 gene encoding major allergen Pru ar 1-like isoform X2 → MGVLRVEKEVPSAVAPSRLFKALNDSHNLLPKIAPQTIKSIDILQGDGGVGTVKLLKFAGGGDYQQTKQRIDALDEANLTGKYTTYEGDGLLKLAEKSVYDIKIVDSGNGGSIFKFVEEIHVNDDKLVNEGYIKESEEQGLGLFKLLDAYLLANPNRYA